A single Methanospirillum lacunae DNA region contains:
- a CDS encoding transporter substrate-binding domain-containing protein, with protein MMAQSLPSDLLILTEDYPPFNYMDNGTLKGISVDFLESTFNHMGIDIPRNSINILPWAEAYNTTLTRNNTLLFTTGRISQREDQFLWAGPIISDTKVLWGTTKNDSSISSDIHSYRIVAIRNDTGISMAEHAGVNPNQITEVSSPEQAIRMIENGTTDAWSYGELSGQSMINRYADDPESFKPVMNIGAIDEYFAFNKNTDPEFVDEFNNTISNLKINRSETGSSEYEQIIYKYKPVECAESDITTKMVTDLVNSTSDALSQNTPDTLKQINAKVAPYKDPVIPGLYVFVYALNGTNMADAGNPDIIGRNMSGKGDVTGTMFRDEMLKGAVDHGTGWVHYVFSHPTLSGIFQKESYFNLTTGSDGIQYVVISGRYTPCA; from the coding sequence ATGATGGCACAATCTTTGCCCTCTGATCTTCTCATTCTGACAGAAGATTATCCACCATTTAATTACATGGATAATGGCACCCTGAAAGGAATTTCTGTAGACTTCCTCGAATCAACATTCAATCATATGGGTATTGATATCCCTCGAAATTCAATCAACATTCTCCCCTGGGCAGAAGCATATAACACAACTCTGACACGAAACAACACCCTCCTGTTTACTACCGGAAGGATATCTCAGCGTGAAGACCAGTTCTTGTGGGCCGGTCCGATCATCAGCGACACCAAGGTCCTCTGGGGAACTACAAAGAACGATAGTTCAATTTCTTCCGATATTCATTCATACCGGATTGTGGCAATCAGAAATGATACCGGGATCAGTATGGCAGAACATGCCGGTGTCAATCCAAATCAGATCACAGAAGTATCCTCCCCGGAACAGGCAATCAGGATGATAGAGAATGGAACTACGGATGCCTGGAGCTATGGCGAACTTTCCGGGCAGTCGATGATTAACCGGTACGCTGATGATCCGGAATCATTCAAACCTGTTATGAATATAGGGGCAATTGACGAGTATTTCGCTTTCAACAAAAACACTGATCCTGAATTTGTAGATGAATTTAACAACACAATATCAAACCTTAAAATCAACAGGTCAGAGACTGGATCTTCTGAATATGAACAAATTATCTACAAGTATAAGCCAGTGGAATGTGCTGAATCTGATATAACCACAAAAATGGTGACTGATCTTGTAAATAGCACATCAGATGCACTTTCACAAAATACCCCGGATACGCTCAAACAGATAAATGCAAAAGTTGCACCATACAAGGATCCGGTGATTCCTGGCCTGTATGTCTTTGTCTATGCACTCAATGGAACAAACATGGCTGATGCAGGAAACCCGGATATCATCGGAAGAAACATGTCTGGGAAAGGGGATGTTACCGGTACCATGTTCCGTGACGAGATGCTCAAAGGAGCTGTGGATCATGGGACCGGCTGGGTTCATTATGTCTTTTCCCATCCGACACTCTCCGGAATATTTCAAAAAGAAAGTTATTTCAATCTTACCACCGGAAGTGACGGCATTCAGTATGTTGTAATCAGCGGAAGATATACACCCTGTGCCTAA
- a CDS encoding GNAT family protein, whose amino-acid sequence MRISIHFNSRKEQNSLYDWADISVGESRIGKARCKIDKSTITIFTINIYQDWERRGYGKEFIDYCKEHYLTVIADRVRPVSIGFWESMEFTDTMDGCWIFHAPLRMDKGE is encoded by the coding sequence ATGAGAATTTCGATTCACTTTAACTCAAGAAAAGAACAGAATTCACTCTATGACTGGGCTGATATTTCGGTAGGAGAATCCCGTATTGGAAAAGCTCGTTGCAAGATAGATAAATCAACAATCACCATCTTTACGATTAATATCTATCAGGATTGGGAGAGACGTGGATATGGCAAAGAGTTCATCGACTACTGTAAAGAGCATTATCTCACAGTAATTGCGGATCGAGTCAGACCTGTTTCTATTGGATTTTGGGAATCAATGGAATTTACTGATACTATGGATGGATGTTGGATCTTTCATGCACCATTAAGAATGGATAAGGGGGAATAA
- a CDS encoding CheR family methyltransferase has translation MGFTFFYRDEQTLSTAIDLFIPHIQNRTHINIWSAGCSLGQEPYTFAIMLRERMGPFQYRNVKIFATDIDEYDQFGPIITTGIYPQEDIARIPPDIQEKYFLKTPDIPGNVQVIEEIRHAVEFCKHDLLSLIPIKKGLQLIICKNVLLHFSEDQQQALWQMFWESLDEDGYLLHEQTQRIGEKFTNLFEQPVSNAQIYRKRKIDDY, from the coding sequence ATGGGGTTTACTTTTTTTTATCGGGATGAACAAACACTGAGCACTGCAATAGATCTATTTATCCCTCATATACAGAATCGGACCCATATCAATATTTGGAGTGCTGGATGTTCTCTTGGACAGGAACCATATACCTTTGCTATTATGCTTCGCGAAAGGATGGGACCTTTTCAATACAGAAATGTAAAGATCTTTGCAACTGATATCGACGAGTATGATCAATTTGGACCGATCATTACTACTGGAATTTATCCTCAAGAAGATATTGCACGAATTCCTCCAGATATCCAGGAAAAATATTTCCTTAAAACCCCGGATATTCCCGGCAATGTCCAAGTAATAGAAGAGATTCGACATGCAGTGGAGTTCTGCAAACATGATCTCCTCTCTTTAATACCAATAAAAAAAGGTCTTCAACTCATAATCTGTAAAAATGTTCTTCTCCATTTCAGTGAAGATCAACAACAAGCCTTATGGCAAATGTTTTGGGAATCATTGGATGAAGATGGATATCTTCTTCACGAGCAGACACAAAGAATAGGAGAAAAATTTACCAACCTATTTGAACAACCGGTTTCAAACGCCCAGATTTATCGAAAACGAAAAATTGATGATTATTAA
- a CDS encoding MBL fold metallo-hydrolase, with amino-acid sequence MIIKDLTLGKKEYTSSVWHVSGEFHSFSDVNTLIDTGYDKIVLSHLEQMKPGIGKKIIDKIVLTHSHFDHTQNVTEILKRFPVPVYAHPKNDTPGIIPVANHEKIRIADQVGEVIYTPGHSEDSISILCPDDGILFSGDMPYRIFSDSDEYHSDFIEALEYICSHDIRVIYPGHGDPITDYPQHLLEDSLLTIKKSRDKS; translated from the coding sequence ATGATTATTAAAGATCTTACCCTTGGAAAAAAGGAGTACACATCAAGTGTCTGGCATGTCAGCGGAGAGTTTCATTCATTTTCTGATGTTAATACGCTGATCGATACTGGATATGATAAAATCGTTCTTTCTCATCTGGAACAGATGAAACCAGGTATAGGAAAGAAAATAATTGATAAAATCGTTCTCACTCATTCGCATTTTGATCATACTCAGAATGTTACTGAAATTCTTAAGCGATTTCCAGTTCCGGTCTATGCGCATCCAAAAAATGATACTCCCGGAATTATTCCGGTTGCTAATCATGAAAAAATAAGAATTGCTGATCAGGTAGGAGAAGTCATCTATACTCCGGGTCACAGTGAAGATTCAATCAGCATCCTCTGTCCAGACGATGGAATACTCTTCTCCGGAGACATGCCATATCGGATATTTTCTGATTCAGATGAATATCATTCAGATTTTATAGAAGCACTAGAGTATATTTGTTCACATGATATCAGGGTGATTTATCCAGGACATGGGGATCCCATAACAGATTATCCCCAACATCTCCTTGAGGATTCATTATTGACAATAAAAAAGAGTAGAGACAAAAGCTGA
- a CDS encoding MBL fold metallo-hydrolase, translating into MNIQNLTQGSHQYTSNTWLLCCGEHQSNCPILIDTGSDPRIISTLQEIQISTGEIPVNLVIITHDHADHSSMLPEIRRCFSPVAYAWSENTVGITRNLKDREVISAGTHLLEIIHIPGHSSDSICIYCSDEKILFTGDTPIYIRDTSLTFERPFQRAFENLCHRRINSIYPGHGEAILSDGNQILMRSLENIRDSRII; encoded by the coding sequence ATGAATATTCAAAACCTTACTCAAGGAAGTCACCAATACACTTCAAATACATGGTTACTATGTTGTGGGGAACATCAGTCAAATTGTCCTATCTTAATTGATACCGGTAGTGATCCCCGGATTATCTCAACACTTCAGGAGATTCAAATCTCGACTGGTGAAATACCGGTAAACCTGGTGATCATTACCCATGATCATGCTGACCATTCTTCGATGCTGCCTGAAATTAGGCGGTGTTTTTCTCCTGTAGCATATGCCTGGTCAGAGAATACTGTAGGTATCACCAGGAATTTAAAAGATCGGGAAGTAATATCTGCAGGAACTCATTTGTTAGAGATTATCCATATACCTGGACATTCAAGTGATTCAATCTGTATTTACTGTTCAGATGAAAAGATATTGTTCACAGGAGATACCCCGATTTACATCAGAGATACAAGTCTCACTTTTGAGCGTCCATTTCAGAGAGCATTTGAAAATCTCTGTCACCGAAGAATTAATTCGATTTATCCTGGTCATGGGGAAGCGATCCTCTCTGATGGAAATCAGATTCTAATGAGATCTCTTGAAAATATCAGAGACAGTAGGATTATATAA